In the genome of Candidatus Krumholzibacteriia bacterium, one region contains:
- the atpG gene encoding ATP synthase F1 subunit gamma has translation MAKAKAILRRRRVVTNTRKITRTMELVSTAKFRQSFVRFEGSRPYYETMQEVVRELSRADLGVEHPLLEKREPARRATLLVLTSNRGLCGGFNTHLCRTARDYAAEIAAAGMTLDLHVAGKKGIGFFKFRGAAIAAGYTAFGDKPRYTDVETLAETLLAAYTSQRTDRVAVVYQRYVSAAVQRPQLDVLLPMTPPPAAPAASVAGGEVLFSPAAAELLQRLLPAVFKTTLYQLFLETAVGEQRARMVAMKNATDNAETMIKTLTRMYNRARQGQITNEISEIMGGVEALQ, from the coding sequence ATGGCGAAGGCGAAGGCGATCCTCCGGCGCCGGCGGGTGGTGACGAACACGCGCAAGATCACCCGCACCATGGAGCTCGTCTCCACTGCCAAGTTCCGCCAGTCCTTCGTCCGCTTCGAAGGTTCCAGGCCCTACTACGAAACCATGCAGGAAGTGGTGAGGGAACTGTCGCGGGCGGATCTCGGGGTGGAGCACCCGCTCCTGGAGAAGCGCGAGCCGGCGCGCCGCGCCACCCTCCTGGTGTTGACCTCGAATCGCGGTCTGTGCGGCGGCTTCAATACCCATCTCTGCCGCACGGCGCGGGATTACGCCGCGGAGATAGCGGCGGCCGGGATGACGCTGGATCTGCACGTCGCCGGCAAGAAGGGGATCGGCTTCTTCAAGTTCCGCGGCGCCGCGATCGCCGCGGGCTACACCGCCTTCGGCGACAAGCCGCGCTACACCGACGTCGAGACACTGGCGGAAACACTCCTCGCCGCCTACACCAGCCAGCGCACCGATCGTGTCGCCGTGGTGTACCAGCGTTACGTTTCCGCCGCCGTCCAACGCCCGCAGCTGGACGTGCTGCTGCCCATGACGCCGCCGCCGGCGGCGCCGGCCGCGAGTGTCGCGGGTGGCGAGGTCCTCTTCTCCCCCGCGGCCGCCGAGCTGCTGCAGCGACTGCTGCCGGCGGTCTTCAAGACCACGCTCTACCAGTTGTTCCTCGAGACCGCGGTGGGGGAGCAGCGGGCGCGCATGGTGGCGATGAAGAATGCCACGGACAACGCGGAAACGATGATCAAGACGCTGACGCGGATGTACAACCGGGCGCGGCAGGGACAGATCACCAACGAGATCTCCGAGATCATGGGCGGGGTCGAGGCGCTCCAGTAG
- the atpA gene encoding F0F1 ATP synthase subunit alpha: protein MKIRSEEIASVIRKQIEEYRSQLDVSEVGTVLEVGDGIARIHGLSNAMAAEMLEFEGGVQGQVLNLEEDSIGAAIFGDHLQIREGQKVRSTGRILEVPVGQALVGRVVDPLGEPIDGKGPVKADRRRAVEMIAPGIADRQPVNTPLQTGLKAIDAMTPIGRGQRELLIGDRKTGKTAIAIDTIINQKQENVVCVYVAIGQKESTVAGVVDTLARHGAMDYTIVVCASAADPAPLQYIAPYSGCAMAEEFMYNQHRDTLVIYDDLTKQAQAYRQLALLLRRPPGREAYPGDIFYLHSRLLERAVKLSDDLGAGSLTALPIIETQEGEVSAYIPTNVISITDGQIYLVPDLFFAGVRPAVDVGISVSRVGGKAQVKGMRQVAGSLRLDLAAFRELEAFAQLGTELDPATQAKLDRGARMVELLKQRQYQPMHVVDQVLSIYAGTKGHLDAIPVAQVREFERRLLEAFRTTHQEQRKRLEAAKAIPQEAVAELDQTIEKLRTEFLAALQGAGR from the coding sequence ATGAAAATTAGGTCGGAGGAGATCGCTTCCGTCATTCGCAAGCAGATCGAGGAATACCGCAGCCAGCTCGACGTGTCCGAGGTCGGCACCGTGCTCGAGGTGGGGGACGGCATTGCCCGCATCCACGGTCTCTCCAACGCCATGGCGGCGGAGATGCTGGAATTCGAAGGCGGCGTGCAGGGGCAGGTGCTCAACCTGGAGGAAGACTCCATCGGTGCCGCCATCTTCGGCGACCACCTGCAGATCCGCGAGGGGCAGAAGGTCCGCAGCACCGGGCGCATCCTCGAGGTGCCGGTGGGACAGGCGCTGGTGGGCCGCGTGGTCGACCCGCTCGGGGAACCGATCGACGGCAAGGGCCCGGTGAAGGCGGACCGCCGCCGCGCGGTGGAGATGATCGCCCCGGGCATCGCCGACCGGCAGCCGGTGAACACGCCGCTGCAGACCGGTCTCAAGGCCATCGACGCCATGACCCCCATCGGGCGCGGCCAGCGCGAGCTCCTGATCGGCGACCGCAAGACCGGCAAGACCGCCATCGCCATCGACACGATCATCAATCAGAAGCAGGAGAATGTGGTCTGTGTCTACGTCGCCATCGGCCAGAAGGAGTCCACCGTGGCCGGCGTTGTCGACACCCTCGCGCGCCACGGCGCCATGGACTACACCATCGTCGTCTGCGCCTCCGCCGCCGATCCGGCGCCGTTGCAGTACATCGCCCCCTACTCCGGCTGCGCCATGGCCGAAGAGTTCATGTACAACCAGCACCGGGACACGCTGGTGATCTACGACGACCTCACCAAGCAGGCGCAGGCCTACCGCCAGCTGGCGCTGCTGCTGCGCCGGCCGCCGGGGCGCGAGGCTTACCCCGGCGACATCTTCTACCTGCACAGCCGCCTGCTGGAGCGAGCGGTGAAGCTTTCCGACGACCTCGGCGCCGGTTCGCTCACGGCGCTCCCCATCATCGAGACCCAAGAAGGGGAAGTGTCGGCGTACATCCCCACCAACGTGATCTCCATCACCGACGGGCAGATCTACCTGGTGCCGGACCTCTTCTTCGCCGGCGTGCGCCCCGCCGTGGACGTGGGCATCTCGGTGTCCCGCGTCGGCGGCAAGGCGCAGGTGAAGGGGATGCGGCAGGTGGCCGGTTCGCTCCGACTCGATCTGGCGGCGTTCCGCGAGCTCGAGGCCTTCGCCCAGTTGGGCACCGAGCTCGATCCGGCCACCCAGGCCAAGCTCGACCGCGGGGCGCGCATGGTGGAGCTCCTCAAGCAGCGCCAGTACCAACCCATGCACGTGGTGGATCAAGTGCTCAGCATCTATGCCGGCACCAAGGGGCACCTGGACGCCATTCCGGTGGCCCAGGTGCGGGAGTTCGAGCGCCGCTTGCTGGAAGCCTTCCGCACCACGCACCAGGAGCAGCGGAAGCGCCTGGAGGCGGCCAAGGCCATCCCCCAGGAAGCGGTGGCGGAGCTGGACCAAACGATCGAGAAGCTGCGGACGGAATTCCTGGCGGCGCTGCAAGGCGCCGGGCGCTGA
- the atpE gene encoding ATP synthase F0 subunit C translates to MDGLGLLGAGIGAGVAVIGAGIGIGKIAASSVESIARQPEASGEIRGNMILTAALIEGVALFACAICFMIQSK, encoded by the coding sequence ATGGATGGTCTCGGATTGCTGGGGGCAGGCATCGGCGCAGGGGTCGCGGTGATCGGCGCCGGCATCGGGATCGGCAAGATCGCCGCGAGCTCGGTGGAGAGCATCGCGCGCCAGCCGGAGGCGTCGGGCGAGATCCGCGGCAACATGATCCTGACCGCGGCGCTGATCGAAGGGGTGGCGCTCTTCGCTTGCGCCATCTGCTTCATGATCCAGAGCAAGTGA
- a CDS encoding SpoVG family protein — MKITDIRVLLRDDEKLKAFVSVTFDNAFAVRGMKIIEGAKGTFLAMPSRKTPENVYVDVAFPINRETRAWLETHVMRAYEDAVRARANGLPDPLPPIRPIEVTG; from the coding sequence ATGAAAATCACCGACATCCGCGTCCTTCTCCGTGACGACGAAAAACTGAAGGCCTTCGTCTCGGTCACTTTCGACAACGCCTTCGCCGTTCGCGGCATGAAGATCATCGAAGGCGCCAAGGGCACGTTCCTGGCGATGCCCTCGCGCAAGACGCCGGAAAACGTCTATGTGGACGTCGCCTTCCCGATCAATCGCGAGACTCGGGCCTGGCTCGAAACGCACGTGATGCGTGCCTACGAGGATGCCGTGCGCGCCCGCGCCAACGGCCTGCCCGATCCGCTGCCTCCGATCCGACCCATCGAAGTGACCGGGTAG
- the atpB gene encoding F0F1 ATP synthase subunit A — protein sequence MPHDPDRIPIIEHLADTRDTILGSNLPLGITQHVLMLWVATLLLIIGLSLAARQKGDVPRGARNFLEPLVLFIRNAVLLPNMGEEGLRYLPFLLTLFSFILMCNLLGLIPGGATATANISVTATLAVVSTLVTHAAGIRQNGIGRYLKGIVPAVPFWLWPLMLVVEIIGMLAKPFALAIRLWANMNAGHIVLLVIMGFIFLFKNWGVVGISLAGGVALSMLELFVALLQAYVFTFLTAVFMGLALHPGH from the coding sequence GTGCCGCATGATCCGGATCGGATTCCAATCATCGAGCATCTGGCCGACACGCGGGACACCATTCTAGGCAGCAACCTGCCCCTCGGCATCACCCAGCACGTCCTCATGCTCTGGGTCGCGACTCTGCTCCTCATCATCGGTCTCAGTCTGGCGGCGCGGCAGAAGGGCGACGTGCCCCGGGGAGCGCGCAACTTCCTCGAACCCCTGGTGCTTTTCATCCGCAACGCCGTGCTTCTGCCCAACATGGGCGAGGAAGGCTTGCGCTACCTGCCGTTCCTGCTCACGCTCTTCTCTTTCATCTTGATGTGCAACCTCTTGGGACTGATTCCCGGTGGGGCCACGGCCACGGCGAACATCTCGGTCACCGCCACCCTCGCGGTGGTCAGCACCCTGGTCACCCACGCCGCCGGCATCCGTCAGAACGGCATCGGGCGCTATCTGAAGGGGATCGTCCCTGCGGTGCCCTTCTGGCTCTGGCCCCTCATGCTCGTGGTCGAGATCATCGGCATGCTCGCCAAGCCCTTCGCCCTGGCGATCCGACTCTGGGCCAACATGAACGCCGGACACATCGTGCTCCTCGTCATCATGGGCTTCATCTTCTTGTTCAAGAACTGGGGCGTGGTCGGGATCTCCCTCGCCGGCGGAGTGGCGCTCTCGATGCTGGAGCTGTTCGTGGCCCTGCTCCAGGCCTACGTCTTCACTTTCTTGACCGCAGTGTTCATGGGCCTGGCGCTCCACCCGGGGCACTAG
- a CDS encoding zf-HC2 domain-containing protein has protein sequence MQGRCLDIASISRYLHQLAELEDVLHVEGHVSRCARCRDKLQRMKRHTEALFDDHASDEGAAPPCCPSLLALDHFLRDGLSERQMIRIQEHLRGCEHCRHWAVARRPEAVRPCGATTALLATRAPDLDLRVATFGVRVADGAEWLDLKIAPTLAERLDLPEPAPPQPYVAHARQLHVRRELGAWTLRGRVDLFGPEGFRFSARLEGATENLVLWTRSRLLPPGARTPGAPGVAWLLEPGHYFLGLGGFETPLFALCVESDFLAPASLAASGYDACRYGRFRWALSCFTRAMSQSPGEGVYAELHHRTRQFADRFGLAAADGDWRWREATVPSPPRPPLRRIDLAACTPTPARIAGLVGTLGRWAAEASAEGIGPGTVLVSRRRFRAAFATFLPRLHRLLPTRSAP, from the coding sequence GTGCAAGGCCGTTGCCTCGATATCGCCAGCATCTCCCGCTACCTGCATCAACTCGCCGAACTGGAAGACGTGCTGCATGTGGAAGGGCACGTCAGCCGCTGCGCCCGCTGCCGCGACAAATTACAGCGCATGAAGCGGCACACCGAAGCGCTGTTCGACGATCACGCCAGTGACGAAGGTGCGGCTCCCCCGTGTTGTCCCTCGCTCCTCGCCTTGGATCACTTCCTGCGCGATGGCCTCAGCGAACGCCAGATGATCCGCATCCAGGAGCACCTGCGGGGCTGCGAGCACTGCCGGCACTGGGCGGTGGCGCGGCGCCCGGAAGCCGTGCGCCCCTGCGGGGCTACGACGGCGCTCCTGGCCACGCGGGCCCCCGATCTCGATCTGCGTGTCGCCACCTTCGGTGTCCGGGTCGCTGACGGCGCCGAGTGGCTCGATCTGAAGATCGCGCCGACGTTGGCAGAAAGACTCGACCTGCCCGAACCGGCGCCACCGCAACCCTACGTGGCCCATGCGCGACAGCTGCACGTCCGCCGTGAGCTCGGTGCCTGGACGCTGCGCGGTCGTGTCGATCTCTTCGGTCCCGAGGGCTTTCGCTTCAGCGCGCGTCTCGAAGGTGCGACGGAGAACTTGGTGCTGTGGACGCGCTCGCGACTCTTGCCGCCGGGGGCGCGCACGCCAGGAGCACCCGGCGTCGCCTGGTTGCTGGAGCCAGGGCACTACTTCCTCGGCCTCGGTGGTTTCGAAACGCCGCTTTTCGCCCTCTGCGTCGAGAGCGATTTCCTCGCCCCCGCGAGCCTGGCGGCGAGCGGTTACGACGCCTGCCGCTACGGTCGCTTTCGTTGGGCTCTGTCCTGCTTCACGCGCGCCATGAGCCAGAGTCCCGGAGAAGGCGTCTATGCCGAGCTGCATCACCGCACACGTCAGTTCGCCGATCGTTTCGGCCTCGCGGCAGCGGATGGCGATTGGCGCTGGCGCGAGGCCACGGTGCCTTCCCCGCCCCGGCCACCGTTGCGGCGCATCGACCTCGCGGCATGCACGCCGACGCCGGCGCGCATCGCCGGGCTCGTCGGCACCCTCGGCCGGTGGGCAGCGGAAGCGAGCGCCGAGGGCATCGGCCCGGGGACGGTGCTGGTGTCCAGACGGCGATTCCGCGCCGCTTTCGCCACTTTCCTGCCGCGGCTGCACCGCCTGCTCCCGACGCGGAGCGCTCCGTAG
- the atpF gene encoding F0F1 ATP synthase subunit B, producing the protein MDIRTRRKQAHGAALGLALLLLAGLAVPALAQHGQPADSLPEARGGAAAFAEAGGEHAAAPSIMNVDPGLMIWTVITFVILLVVLRFTAWKPLIAALEAREQRIREAIAQAEKAREEGEGLLARYRAQLQAAKEEAQQIIEAGKTAAERLHQEILDKARVEAEESAQRARREMDLAVEQAKKELWEEATRLSTLLAEKILERHLDDKDHRRLVEQVLEELRGAPRS; encoded by the coding sequence GTGGACATCCGAACCCGACGCAAGCAGGCGCACGGCGCCGCTCTGGGGTTGGCGCTGCTCCTTCTCGCTGGCCTTGCCGTCCCGGCGCTGGCCCAGCATGGCCAGCCGGCGGATTCGCTGCCGGAGGCGCGAGGCGGCGCAGCAGCGTTTGCCGAGGCCGGGGGCGAGCACGCCGCGGCGCCGAGCATCATGAACGTGGACCCGGGTCTCATGATCTGGACCGTGATCACCTTCGTGATCCTCCTCGTGGTGCTGCGGTTCACCGCCTGGAAGCCCCTGATCGCCGCCCTGGAAGCGCGGGAGCAACGCATCCGCGAGGCCATCGCCCAAGCCGAGAAGGCACGGGAAGAAGGCGAGGGCCTGCTGGCGCGCTACCGCGCCCAGCTGCAGGCGGCGAAGGAGGAAGCGCAGCAGATCATCGAGGCGGGCAAGACGGCGGCCGAGCGGCTGCACCAGGAGATCCTCGACAAGGCCAGGGTGGAAGCGGAGGAGTCGGCGCAGCGGGCCCGGCGCGAGATGGATCTCGCCGTCGAGCAAGCGAAGAAGGAGCTGTGGGAGGAAGCGACGCGCTTATCGACGCTGCTGGCGGAGAAGATCCTCGAGCGTCACCTGGATGACAAGGATCACCGCCGGCTGGTGGAGCAGGTGCTGGAGGAATTGCGCGGGGCGCCGCGTTCCTGA
- a CDS encoding rhomboid family intramembrane serine protease produces the protein MRPRRFGGAEGFGFSLDLTPVVRRLLVANFGVWLVQVAFGLSGSSLFEDWFALDPARALPWRPWQLFTYMFLHSAPGPGHGGNPMHLLINMLMLAVVGGPVERRLGGRRFWRYYALCGLAGGVLTLVPPFRATTVGASGAVLGVLVAFGLFYPDTPMFIFFFFPPVPAKLVVLFLALLNLMSAATAGRDGIAYMAHVGGMAAGYCMLRGVPFTGRVQRWWRRQGAASRARRREARRDQLDAILDKMHQQGKESLSQEEWKILLEASRRRHEE, from the coding sequence GTGCGTCCCCGTCGCTTCGGTGGGGCCGAAGGCTTCGGCTTCAGTCTCGATCTCACCCCCGTGGTGCGGCGCTTGCTCGTCGCCAACTTCGGCGTCTGGTTGGTGCAGGTCGCCTTCGGTCTCTCCGGGAGCTCGCTGTTCGAGGACTGGTTCGCCTTGGATCCGGCTCGAGCGCTGCCATGGCGACCGTGGCAGCTCTTCACCTACATGTTCCTGCACAGCGCCCCGGGCCCGGGGCATGGGGGCAACCCCATGCACCTGCTCATCAACATGCTCATGCTGGCGGTGGTGGGAGGGCCGGTGGAGCGGCGCCTGGGGGGGCGGCGCTTCTGGCGCTACTACGCTCTCTGCGGACTGGCCGGCGGTGTCCTCACCCTGGTGCCCCCGTTTCGCGCCACCACCGTCGGGGCCTCCGGCGCGGTGCTGGGCGTGTTGGTGGCGTTCGGCCTCTTCTATCCCGATACGCCCATGTTCATCTTCTTCTTCTTTCCCCCCGTGCCGGCGAAGCTGGTGGTGCTGTTCCTGGCGCTGCTCAACTTGATGTCGGCGGCGACCGCCGGGCGCGACGGCATAGCCTACATGGCCCATGTCGGCGGCATGGCGGCGGGGTACTGCATGCTGCGCGGCGTCCCCTTCACCGGCCGCGTGCAGCGTTGGTGGCGCCGTCAAGGCGCTGCCAGTCGGGCGCGACGTCGCGAGGCGAGGCGCGATCAGCTCGACGCGATTCTGGACAAGATGCACCAACAGGGTAAGGAGAGCCTGTCGCAGGAGGAGTGGAAGATCCTCCTCGAAGCCAGCCGGCGCCGGCACGAGGAGTGA
- the atpD gene encoding F0F1 ATP synthase subunit beta, with amino-acid sequence MATGKIVQVIGSTLDAQFPEAELPSIYNALQAEVERQGQRSTLWCEVQQHLGGRKVRAVALGSTDGLRRGMPIVDMGGPITVPVGETTLGRVFNLVGEPVDKKGPVEVRERRPIHHEPPEFSELEPKTEIFETGIKVVDLLAPYVKGGKTGLFGGAGVGKTVIIQELIHNIAQVHGGFSVFAGVGERTREGNDLWLEMQESGVIDRTVLVFGQMNEPPGARLRVGLSALTMAEYFRDESGADILLFIDNIFRFTQAGSEVSALLGRMPSAVGYQPTLSTEMGELQERITSTQHGSVTSIQAIYVPADDYTDPAPATAFTHLDSTTNLSRAIAEKGIYPAVDPLESTSRLMDPHYVGDEHYQVAREVQRILQRYKDLQDIIAILGMDELSEDDKLLVARARKIERFLSQPFHVAETFTGFKGIYVKREDAIRSFKQVAAGDHDHLPEGAFMYVGTIEDAVEKAKQMGAKV; translated from the coding sequence ATGGCGACAGGCAAGATCGTGCAAGTGATCGGGTCGACGCTGGACGCACAGTTCCCCGAGGCGGAGCTGCCGTCGATCTACAACGCGCTCCAGGCCGAGGTGGAGCGCCAAGGCCAGCGCAGCACGCTCTGGTGCGAGGTGCAGCAGCACCTGGGTGGGAGGAAAGTGCGCGCCGTGGCGCTGGGCTCCACCGATGGCCTGCGCCGCGGCATGCCCATCGTGGACATGGGGGGCCCCATCACCGTGCCGGTGGGGGAGACCACCTTGGGTCGCGTCTTCAACCTGGTGGGCGAGCCAGTGGACAAGAAGGGACCGGTGGAGGTGCGGGAGCGCCGGCCGATCCACCACGAGCCCCCGGAGTTCAGCGAGCTGGAGCCCAAGACCGAGATCTTCGAGACCGGGATCAAGGTCGTGGACCTGCTGGCGCCGTACGTGAAGGGCGGCAAGACCGGGCTTTTCGGCGGCGCCGGTGTCGGCAAGACCGTCATCATCCAAGAGCTCATCCACAACATCGCCCAGGTGCACGGCGGCTTCTCCGTCTTCGCTGGCGTCGGCGAGCGCACCCGCGAGGGCAACGACCTGTGGCTGGAAATGCAGGAATCCGGCGTCATCGATCGCACCGTGCTCGTCTTCGGCCAGATGAACGAACCGCCCGGGGCCAGGTTGCGCGTCGGCCTCTCGGCTCTCACGATGGCCGAGTACTTCCGCGACGAGAGCGGCGCCGACATCTTGCTCTTCATCGACAACATCTTCCGCTTCACCCAAGCGGGCTCGGAGGTCTCGGCGCTTCTCGGCCGCATGCCTTCCGCCGTGGGTTACCAGCCGACCCTGTCGACGGAAATGGGGGAACTCCAGGAACGCATCACCTCCACCCAACACGGTTCGGTGACCTCCATCCAGGCCATTTATGTCCCTGCCGACGACTACACCGATCCGGCCCCGGCGACAGCGTTCACGCACCTGGACTCCACCACCAACCTGTCGCGGGCCATCGCCGAGAAGGGGATCTATCCGGCGGTGGATCCCCTGGAATCGACCTCGCGCCTCATGGATCCTCACTACGTCGGGGACGAACATTACCAAGTGGCCCGGGAGGTGCAGCGCATTCTGCAGCGCTACAAGGACCTGCAGGACATCATCGCCATCCTCGGGATGGACGAGCTCTCGGAGGACGACAAATTGCTGGTGGCGCGGGCCCGCAAGATCGAGCGCTTCCTGTCCCAGCCCTTCCATGTCGCCGAGACCTTCACCGGCTTCAAGGGCATCTATGTGAAGCGGGAAGACGCCATCCGTTCGTTCAAGCAGGTGGCGGCAGGCGATCACGACCATCTGCCCGAGGGGGCTTTCATGTACGTCGGGACCATCGAGGACGCAGTGGAAAAGGCGAAGCAGATGGGTGCCAAGGTCTAG
- a CDS encoding AtpZ/AtpI family protein, whose translation MRYSHLGVQFVIITIAFAFGGAWLDERLSAGGLVTLAGIFAGAAIGFYLLYREIPRK comes from the coding sequence CTGCGCTACTCTCACCTCGGCGTGCAGTTCGTCATCATCACCATTGCTTTCGCCTTTGGAGGAGCCTGGCTCGACGAACGCCTCTCGGCCGGGGGCCTCGTGACGCTGGCGGGCATCTTCGCCGGAGCCGCGATTGGCTTCTACCTACTCTACCGAGAGATCCCGCGGAAGTAG
- a CDS encoding glycosyltransferase family 39 protein — protein sequence MHRHTLAVLILLAAALTFRLLFVASNVHDLVDRGPLYDDSFYAFGVARHIAAGQGSTFDLEHPTNGFQPLWVGTLVPLYWLADGDVPIRLALVLSSLLDVATGWLLYRLLRRRLEFAPAFLGVVLWAFAPAVVRQAVNGLETALALCCLALALHYYLGRFREVPGPRQAATLGGLLGFAVLARVDAVVFVVALAVDGWRRRAPWRPWARALGVLVLVVLPWCLVSLAVVGRLTPESGEATRFLSIAYAAHDIPALGPAGAGAVHAPLWAHNLGRSFLLLGTSPGLHVFTRSLERLLDLWGASEGLKLAAVVAFLAAAAVGTVLLLRPRGRSLRRDYGFLGVYGVLLVLAYSCVVFGHIFFSRYYYPIFFVSILLTCEVVDVLLQHLPPRCRRAAAVAVTATYLLLLPVMTWNRMRMGDYRFVNVVRWIENETPPAARFGIFNSGAIGYFSSRRVLNLDGKVNPEALAALHRGDLRTYVLAEHIDYVVDHGWILDRFLRPGEARGGVHFTRVADESVLGVPGWRAYRVTPLPATAAAQRVTPLPGTAAGQRGLP from the coding sequence ATGCACCGACACACCCTCGCGGTTCTGATCCTTCTTGCCGCCGCCCTGACCTTTCGGCTTCTCTTCGTGGCCAGCAACGTGCACGATCTGGTGGACCGCGGCCCGCTCTACGACGACAGCTTCTACGCCTTCGGCGTCGCCCGGCACATCGCCGCCGGCCAAGGCTCCACCTTCGACCTCGAGCATCCGACCAACGGCTTCCAGCCTCTCTGGGTGGGGACGCTGGTGCCCCTGTACTGGCTGGCCGACGGCGACGTACCGATTCGGCTCGCCTTGGTGCTCTCCTCGTTGCTCGACGTCGCTACCGGCTGGCTCCTTTACCGCTTGCTCCGTCGCCGGCTGGAGTTCGCCCCGGCCTTCCTGGGAGTCGTGCTCTGGGCCTTCGCCCCGGCGGTGGTGCGGCAGGCGGTGAACGGGCTCGAGACCGCCCTCGCGCTCTGCTGCCTCGCTCTCGCCCTCCACTACTACTTGGGTCGCTTCCGGGAGGTCCCCGGCCCTCGACAGGCCGCGACGCTCGGGGGCTTGCTCGGCTTCGCCGTCCTGGCGCGGGTCGACGCGGTCGTCTTTGTCGTGGCGCTGGCGGTGGACGGATGGCGCCGCCGGGCGCCTTGGCGGCCGTGGGCCCGGGCGCTCGGGGTGCTGGTGCTCGTGGTGTTGCCGTGGTGCCTGGTGAGCCTCGCCGTGGTCGGACGGCTGACGCCGGAAAGCGGGGAGGCGACCCGTTTCCTCAGCATCGCCTACGCGGCCCACGACATTCCGGCCCTCGGGCCGGCGGGCGCCGGCGCCGTGCACGCGCCACTCTGGGCCCACAACCTCGGACGTTCCTTCTTGCTCCTCGGCACCTCGCCGGGCCTGCACGTGTTCACGCGCAGTCTCGAACGCCTCCTGGATTTGTGGGGTGCTTCGGAGGGGTTGAAGCTGGCTGCGGTCGTCGCCTTCCTGGCCGCCGCCGCCGTGGGCACCGTCCTTCTCTTGCGCCCCCGAGGCCGGAGCCTGAGGCGGGACTATGGCTTCCTCGGTGTCTACGGCGTGCTCCTGGTTCTCGCCTACAGCTGCGTCGTCTTCGGCCACATTTTCTTCAGCCGCTACTACTACCCGATCTTTTTCGTCTCCATCCTCTTGACCTGCGAAGTCGTGGATGTCCTCTTGCAGCACCTGCCGCCACGGTGCCGCCGCGCCGCAGCGGTCGCCGTGACCGCGACTTATCTGTTGCTGCTTCCCGTCATGACCTGGAACCGCATGCGGATGGGGGACTATCGCTTCGTCAACGTCGTGCGCTGGATCGAGAACGAGACGCCGCCGGCGGCCCGCTTCGGTATCTTCAACAGCGGCGCCATCGGCTACTTCTCCAGCCGGCGGGTTCTCAATCTCGACGGCAAAGTGAATCCGGAAGCCTTGGCCGCGCTACACCGCGGCGACTTGCGCACCTACGTGCTGGCGGAACACATCGACTACGTCGTCGATCACGGCTGGATCCTGGACCGTTTCCTCCGCCCCGGCGAGGCGCGCGGTGGCGTTCACTTCACCCGCGTCGCCGACGAGTCGGTCCTCGGCGTGCCCGGGTGGCGTGCCTACCGCGTCACCCCGCTTCCCGCCACCGCTGCCGCCCAGCGCGTCACCCCGCTTCCCGGCACCGCTGCCGGCCAGCGCGGACTTCCCTGA
- the atpH gene encoding ATP synthase F1 subunit delta: MRVQPVAQVYAEALLSLARQREQIEAVGTELGELAALVASHPEVANFLETPVLEPEVQKQALEQALGGRVQRLLVDFLSLLIDKGRIGALAAIAIAYRDLADQEAGRTRVQAATAKPLQAESAEKLVTLLQARLQRQCILETKVQPELLGGLVLSIGDTIYDGSLRGRLQRLRHAMMRSSGYEN; encoded by the coding sequence ATGCGAGTGCAACCGGTGGCGCAGGTCTACGCCGAGGCCTTGCTCTCCCTCGCCCGCCAGCGGGAGCAGATCGAGGCCGTCGGCACCGAGCTCGGCGAGCTCGCCGCCCTCGTGGCCAGCCATCCCGAGGTGGCGAACTTCCTGGAGACGCCGGTGCTGGAGCCGGAGGTGCAGAAGCAGGCCCTCGAGCAAGCCCTCGGCGGGCGCGTGCAGCGGCTGCTGGTGGACTTCCTCTCTCTCTTGATCGACAAGGGGAGGATCGGGGCCCTCGCGGCGATCGCCATCGCCTACCGCGACCTGGCAGACCAGGAGGCCGGGCGCACCCGCGTGCAGGCGGCCACGGCCAAACCCCTCCAGGCGGAGAGCGCCGAGAAGCTCGTCACGCTCCTGCAAGCGCGGCTGCAGCGGCAATGCATCCTGGAGACGAAGGTGCAGCCCGAGCTGCTGGGAGGGCTCGTGCTCAGCATCGGGGACACGATCTACGACGGCTCGTTGCGCGGCCGGCTGCAACGCCTCCGCCACGCCATGATGAGGAGCAGCGGCTATGAAAATTAG